One stretch of Castor canadensis chromosome 12, mCasCan1.hap1v2, whole genome shotgun sequence DNA includes these proteins:
- the Iah1 gene encoding isoamyl acetate-hydrolyzing esterase 1 homolog isoform X2, whose translation MALPEALACGRSVHWPRVVLFGDSITQFSFQKGGWGASLADSLVRKCDVLNRGFSGYNTRWAKIILPRLIRMGSSLDSPVAVTIFFGANDSALKAENPKQHIPLAEYVSNLKSMVRYLRSVGIPQDRVILITPPPLCESAWEEECLIQGCKLNRLNSVVGEYANACVQVAQDCGTDVLDLWNLMQKDSQVEHTGGRGEGRWSARN comes from the exons ATGGCGCTGCCCGAGGCGCTCGCCTGTGGGCGCTCTGTGCACTGGCCTCGCGTGGTGCTTTTCGGAGACTCCATCACCCAG ttttcttttcagaagGGTGGATGGGGAGCATCACTGGCTGACAGTCTGGTCAG aaaatgtgatgttttgaatCGTGGATTTTCGGGTTACAATACCAGATGGGCCAAAATTATCCTTCCAAGATTAATCAGGATGGGGAGCAGTTTGGACAGCCCAGTGGCAGTTACAATTTTCTTTGGTGCCAATGATAGTGCACTAAAAG CTGAGAATCCCAAGCAGCACATCCCCCTGGCTGAGTATGTCTCAAACTTGAAGAGCATGGTGCGGTACCTGCGGTCTGTGGGCATCCCCCAGGATCGAGTCATTCTCATCACTCCTCCCCCGCTTTGTGAGTCAGCCTGGGAGGAGGAGTGCCTCATACAAG GTTGCAAATTAAATCGCTTGAACTCCGTTGTTGGTGAATATGCCAATGCCTGTGTACAAGTGGCCCAAGACTGTGGGACTGATGTCCTTGACCTGTGGAACCTGATGCAGAAGGACAGCCAG GTAGAGCACACAGGCGGCAGAGGAGAGGGCCGATGGAGTGCCAGGAACTGA
- the Iah1 gene encoding isoamyl acetate-hydrolyzing esterase 1 homolog isoform X1, with protein sequence MALPEALACGRSVHWPRVVLFGDSITQFSFQKGGWGASLADSLVRKCDVLNRGFSGYNTRWAKIILPRLIRMGSSLDSPVAVTIFFGANDSALKAENPKQHIPLAEYVSNLKSMVRYLRSVGIPQDRVILITPPPLCESAWEEECLIQGCKLNRLNSVVGEYANACVQVAQDCGTDVLDLWNLMQKDSQDFSSYLSDGLHLSPKGNEFLFSHLWPLIEKKVSFLPLLLPYWKDVAEAKPELSLLGDGDH encoded by the exons ATGGCGCTGCCCGAGGCGCTCGCCTGTGGGCGCTCTGTGCACTGGCCTCGCGTGGTGCTTTTCGGAGACTCCATCACCCAG ttttcttttcagaagGGTGGATGGGGAGCATCACTGGCTGACAGTCTGGTCAG aaaatgtgatgttttgaatCGTGGATTTTCGGGTTACAATACCAGATGGGCCAAAATTATCCTTCCAAGATTAATCAGGATGGGGAGCAGTTTGGACAGCCCAGTGGCAGTTACAATTTTCTTTGGTGCCAATGATAGTGCACTAAAAG CTGAGAATCCCAAGCAGCACATCCCCCTGGCTGAGTATGTCTCAAACTTGAAGAGCATGGTGCGGTACCTGCGGTCTGTGGGCATCCCCCAGGATCGAGTCATTCTCATCACTCCTCCCCCGCTTTGTGAGTCAGCCTGGGAGGAGGAGTGCCTCATACAAG GTTGCAAATTAAATCGCTTGAACTCCGTTGTTGGTGAATATGCCAATGCCTGTGTACAAGTGGCCCAAGACTGTGGGACTGATGTCCTTGACCTGTGGAACCTGATGCAGAAGGACAGCCAG GACTTCTCATCCTACTTATCAGATGGACTACATCTATCACCAAAAGGAAATGAGTTTTTGTTTTCACATCTCTGGCCTCTGATAGAGAAAAAGGTGTCTTTTCTGCCTTTGCTCCT